CCATTGGGCGTCCTCAGCGGAGTCAGCTCTGAGAGCGTGATCGAAATGGGCGACGGTCAGTTGCAGTCGCAGGCTCTCACGGAGATCGCACAATCCCAGCAGTAATGCGACGCTGTCGGCGCCGCCGGAGACGGCGACGAGGAGGGGGGCGTCTTGGATGTGGAGAGCGGTCAGTGCGGATTGGAGCGCGTCGCTGAGGGGGGATTTGTCATTTGTCATTTGTCATTTGTCATTTGTCATTGGGGCGAACCCAATTTTCGGACTTTTGCGATTTGTCTGCGGAATCCTTTTGCGTCTCTCTCGGATTTTCCAGACGGGGATGGGAAACCTTGCGGGGGAATGTCTAAAATACCAGCGACGCATTTGTTCCTGAATCCCGGCGATGACGACCAACTGGGAATATTCGGATGCGAGCCAGCAGAGTGCGAGTTTGGAGTTCTCGAAGCGGTCATGAACCACGATAGCGGCACCCTCTGCAAAACGACGCCCCATCAGGGGACGCTCGGGGTGCATCTGCTGGGGCTGGTCGACTTCGACGCCACGCTCGGTCTGCAGGAACAACAGGTCTACGACCTCAGCGGTCGCGATGATCTGGCCGGTACGCTGTTCTTCTGTGAACATCCCCCCGTCATTTCGATGGGCCGTGAAGCCAGCCGTGCCAACCTGTTGCTCGATGACGAAGAACTCGCCCGGCGTGAACTGAAAGTCCGCTGGGTCGCCCGCGGCGGCGGCGCGATCTGTCACGCTCCTGGCCAACTGGCGATCTATCTGCAGCTTCCACTCCAGCGGCTCGGCATTGGACTGGCGAAGTACCGCACCCTGTTCGAATCGGCCGTCGTCGCTGCCTGTCAGGAATTGAAAATTCCCGCCAAACGCCAGGCAGACGACACTGGCATCTGGACGCGTGGCGGTCAGCTCGGCTACTTCGGTGCCTGCGTCAAAGCCTGGGTTTCCTGCCAGGGAATGTTCCTGAATATCTCGGTCGATCCCCGTCTGCTGGAGCTGACGGTGTCGAACGCCAGCGGCGCGCGGTCGGCGTCGATGCAGTCATTGCGACTCGACCCGGTGCGGATGCCGCAGGTGCGTGAAGCCCTGATTCGCCACATCGCCGACAATTTCGGTTATGCTGCCACCGATATTTCGACCGGCCACCCTCTTCTGCGAAGAACGAAACAAAGAGTACTGATTCATGCGTGAGCTGCCGATTCTCAGCGAGACGGTCACCCCCGGCTACCAGTCCGCAGGCGGATGCCACACCGGCGGACTTCCCCTGCTCGACTCCTCGTCGACCGAGCGTCGCCGTTTGCCGAAATGGCTCAAACGCCCGATGCCCAGTAGCGAGATGCAGTTCACCAGCGGGATCATCGAAGACCTGCGGCTCGAAACCGTCTGTGAAAGCGCCAAGTGCCCGAACCGCACCGAGTGCTGGTCGCAGCGGACCGCCACGTTCATGATCCTCGGGAACGTCTGCACCCGGCCCTGCGGGTTCTGCTCAGTCCCCCGCGGGAAGACCGAACAGATCGAACTCGACGAGCCAGACCGCGTCGCCGAAGCGGCCGAACGA
This window of the Planctomicrobium piriforme genome carries:
- a CDS encoding lipoyl(octanoyl) transferase LipB — translated: MSKIPATHLFLNPGDDDQLGIFGCEPAECEFGVLEAVMNHDSGTLCKTTPHQGTLGVHLLGLVDFDATLGLQEQQVYDLSGRDDLAGTLFFCEHPPVISMGREASRANLLLDDEELARRELKVRWVARGGGAICHAPGQLAIYLQLPLQRLGIGLAKYRTLFESAVVAACQELKIPAKRQADDTGIWTRGGQLGYFGACVKAWVSCQGMFLNISVDPRLLELTVSNASGARSASMQSLRLDPVRMPQVREALIRHIADNFGYAATDISTGHPLLRRTKQRVLIHA